NNNNNNNNNNNNNNNNNNNNNNNNNNNNNNNNNNNNNNNNNNNNNNNNNNNNNNNNNNNNNNNNNNNNNNNNNNNNNNNNNNNNNNNNNNNNNNNNNNNNNNNNNNNNNNNNNNNNNNNNNNNNNNNNNNNNNNNNNNNNNNNNNNNNNNNNNNNNNNNNNNNNNNNNNNNNNNNNNNNNNNNNNNNNNNNNNNNNNNNNNNNNNNNNNNNNNNNNNNNNNNNNNNNNNNNNNNNNNNNNNNNNNNNNNNNNNNNNNNNNNNNNNNNNNNNNNNNNNNNNNNNNNNNNNNNNNNNNNNNNNNNNNNNNNNNNNNNNNNNNNNNNNNNNNNNNNNNNNNNNNNNNNNNNNNNNNNNNNNNNNNNNNNNNNNNNNNNNNNNNNNNNNNNNNNNNNNNNNNNNNNNNNNNNNNNNNNNNNNNNNNNNNNNNNNNNNNNNNNNNNNNNNNNNNNNNNNNNNNNNNNNNNNNNNNNNNNNNNNNNNNNNNNNNNNNNNNNNNNNNNNNNNNNNNNNNNNNNNNNNNNNNNNNNNNNNNNNNNNNNNNNNNNNNNNNNNNNNNNNNNNNNNNNNNNNNNNNNNNNNNNNNNNNNNNNNNNNNNNNNNNNNNNNNNNNNNNNNNNNNNNNNNNNNNNNNNNNNNNNNNNNNNNNNNNNNNNNNNNNNNNNNNNNNNNNNNNNNNNNNNNNNNNNNNNNNNNNNNNNNNNNNNNNNNNNNNNNNNNNNNNNNNNNNNNNNNNNNNNNNNNNNNNNNNNNNNNNNNNNNNNNNNNNNNNNNNNNNNNNNNNNNNNNNNNNNNNNNNNNNNNNNNNNNNNNNNNNNNNNNNNNNNNNNNNNNNNNNNNNNNNNNNNNNNNNNNNNNNNNNNNNNNNNNNNNNNNNNNNNNNNNNNNNNNNNNNNNNNNNNNNNNNNNNNNNNNNNNNNNNNNNNNNNNNNNNNNNNNNNNNNNNNNNNNNNNNNNNNNNNNNNNNNNNNNNNNNNNNNNNNNNNNNNNNNNNNNNNNNNNNNNNNNNNNNNNNNNNNNNNNNNNNNNNNNNNNNNNNNNNNNNNNNNNNNNNNNNNNNNNNNNNNNNNNNNNNNNNNNNNNNNNNNNNNNNNNNNNNNNNNNNNNNNNNNNNNNNNNNNNNNNNNNNNNNNNNNNNNNNNNNNNNNNNNNNNNNNNNNNNNNNNNNNNNNNNNNNNNNNNNNNNNNNNNNNNNNNNNNNNNNNNNNNNNNNNNNNNNNNNNNNNNNNNNNNNNNNNNNNNNNNNNNNNNNNNNNNNNNNNNNNNNNNNNNNNNNNNNNNNNNNNNNNNNNNNNNNNNNNNNNNNNNNNNNNNNNNNNNNNNNNNNNNNNNNNNNNNNNNNNNNNNNNNNNNNNNNNNNNNNNNNNNNNNNNNNNNNNNNNNNNNNNNNNNNNNNNNNNNNNNNNNNNNNNNNNNNNNNNNNNNNNNNNNNNNNNNNNNNNNNNNNNNNNNNNNNNNNNNNNNNNNNNNNNNNNNNNNNNNNNNNNNNNNNNNNNNNNNNNNNNNNNNNNNNNNNNNNNNNNNNNNNNNNNNNNNNNNNNNNNNNNNNNNNNNNNNNNNNNNNNNNNNNNNNNNNNNNNNNNNNNNNNNNNNNNNNNNNNNNNNNNNNNNNNNNNNNNNNNNNNNNNNNNNNNNNNNNNNNNNNNNNNNNNNNNNNNNNNNNNNNNNNNNNNNNNNNNNNNNNNNNNNNNNNNNNNNNNNNNNNNNNNNNNNNNNNNNNNNNNNNNNNNNNNNNNNNNNNNNNNNNNNNNNNNNNNNNNNNNNNNNNNNNNNNNNNNNNNNNNNNNNNNNNNNNNNNNNNNNNNNNNNNNNNNNNNNNNNNNNNNNNNNNNNNNNNNNNNNNNNNNNNNNNNNNNNNNNNNNNNNNNNNNNNNNNNNNNNNNNNNNNNNNNNNNNNNNNNNNNNNNNNNNNNNNNNNNNNNNNNNNNNNNNNNNNNNNNNNNNNNNNNNNNNNNNNNNNNNNNNNNNNNNNNNNNNNNNNNNNNNNNNNNNNNNNNNNNNNNNNNNNNNNNNNNNNNNNNNNNNNNNNNNNNNNNNNNNNNNNNNNNNNNNNNNNNNNNNNNNCCTCCATGTCATCctcagatcatcatcatctgattcAGGTCTGTTGATGTTATGTTCTTTATATTACACAAACCCCatcttggtgttgttgttgttgttctagGTGTTGAGGTTGTTGCAGatttaaagtttcttttgtGGTGCGCATATGGGTTTTTGCAGTTGAGATTTCTGCAGAGAAACATAAGCAAGCCGAGAGTCTTTTTGTGACGTTCCATTGCTACTGCAGTCGAAAAGAGGTAAATAAAAACCTCATCTCTGTTCCGTGCTTACAAAGCTTTGTTTCTAAGGCGAACCCATGAATTGGGTATAGCAAAGCCTCTGGTAGTTAATAACTGTTTCCCCTATAGATACAATGCCTTGACGTTACACTTGAGGATGACAACATAGTCAAGTCCCTTACGGAATATGTTTCCTCTGGCATCATTGAGAATTTGGTTCTTGGTGCCCCATCGAGGCATGGATTCATGAGGtgatttcatataaaaaaattctcttCCTTCCTATATCAAATTTGAGAACTTCTTTTCTATTTGTCTCCTTTTTTAAGTGTTTATTTTCTATCCAATCATACAGAAAATTTAAGATTTCTGATACACCGAGCAACGTAGCGAAAGCAGCACCTGATTTCTGTACAGTTTACGTCATTTCCAAGGGGAAGATATCATCAGTCCGCTATGCCTCACGAGATGCTCCTTATCGGTCTCCTCTTATGGGTCAAATTGAAAACCACTCTGAAATCTGTAACTACGAAAAGTTCAGGAACACCATGAGCTTTAGAGGTACAATTATCATTACATAGTTTTCTTTGGGGCTTAACACATGTAGAACTGCACTCATCTTGATATTGTTACAAACAGATAGGACTCCGGCAAGGTCTTCGACTGCTAGCTCCTTTGAAGATTATGGAAAGTAATGTTTCATGAGGGTCTTTTCTCTTTGCCAAGAAACACTGATCCTACTTTTTAAGACGACAAAaaccttatcttttttttctttcatttgcgTTAATATCATCGACAGGTCACCTAAGGCGAGAACATCAAATTACCCAAACTCATTCTATGATTTGTCAGACTCGGAGAACGACATATCATTTGTTTCCTCAGGCAGGCCAAGTACCGCAAGCTCAGGCCGACGAAGTACCACAAGCTCAGGCAGACCAAGTACCACAAGCTCAGGCAGGCCAAGTACAAGTACTGGAAGGTCTGACATATCTTTCGTGAGCTCAGGGAGGCCGAGTTTAAGCACTACTGGAAGCCCTTCCTTCATCTATGACTTTCCTGATTCTTCTGGTTTAACTCCAAGAATGTCAACAGGCTCTGGACACTCTATGCGTCTAGGAATCAGGTTTAATGACACTAATATCCAACATGATTTCTCCTTCGTCTCACAAGATAGCGGTCGGTCCTCTTGTTCTTGTTCGCCACAAAACTTGGTAAGTTGCGTGTGATTCGTTATAGTCTTATAGACAGCAGCAATACATGTTTTCCTACGTGaatggttactatatatatgttttcctgAAATGTACAGGAAGAAGTCGAAGCTGAGATGAGGAGATTGAAACAGGAACTGAAACACACAATTGACATGTATGGATCAGCTTGCAGAGAAGCCCTAGCAGCAAAGCAAGAggtaaaataatagtattaaagTAAAACCGTCCCTGTGACTGTGAATAAGATATTCTTGAGCAGTGTTGACTGAAGGAATTTTTTTAACTTGGGATCAAAGGCAAAGGAGCTCCAACGTCAGAAAATGGAAGACGAAGGATGGGTGCAAGAAAGACAGATATCGGAGAAATCTACAAAGTCAATATTGGAAAAAGAGAGAGCAAACAAAGCTGCCATGGATGCCTCTGAAACAGCAAGCAAGATAGCAGATCTCGAAACACAAAGAAGAGCCATAGAAGCTGCAGGATCTTTCTCGGATTCCAATTTGAGATATCGGAGGTATGTTATTGGTGAGATTGAAGAAGCCACCAACTCATTTGACAAGGCTAATAAGATAGGCGAAGGCGGCTATGGTCCTGTTTATAAAGGTTATCTTGATCATACCCCTGTTGCTATTAAAGTTTTGAGACCAGATGCAGCTCAAGGAAGATCTCAATTTCAAAGAGAGGTAAAGCTAGcctaaattcataaaataatcaaaataggAATTTGGATTAGATGTTTGTTCACTATTGATAATTGTTGCAGGTGGAAGTTCTTAGCTGCATAAGACATCCGCATATGGTGCTACTTATTGGAGCATGTCCAGAATATGGAGTGCTTGTTTATGAGTATATGGCCAAAGGCAGTTTAGCTGATAGGCTCTATAGATATGAAAACACGCCACCACTCTCATGGGAGCACAGGTTCCGAATTGCAGCAGAAGTTGCGACGGGTCTGCTCTTCCTTCACCAGACGAAACCAGAGCCTATAGTGCACCGTGATCTGAAACCTGGAAACATTTTGATTGACCAAAACTACGTAAGCAAAATAGGGGATGTTGGACTAGCTAAACTAGTGCCTGCAGTTGCTGAAAACGTAACGCAGTGCCACGTCACATCAACTGCTGGGACTTTCTGTTACATTGATCCGGAGTACCAACAAACTGGAATGCTCGGTGTGAAATCTGATGTCTACTCCTTTGGTATCTTGCTTCTCGAACTGCTCACTGCCAAAAGACCAACGGGTTTGTCTTATACCGTTGAGCAAGCGATGGAGCAAGGCACATTCAAGGACATGTTAGACCCAGTAGTGCCTAATTGGCCTGTGGAAGAAGCTACTTCTTTGGCAAAGATTGCGCTTAAATGTGCACAGCTGAGAAGGAAAGACCGGCCAGACCTCGGCAAAGAGGTTTTACCAGAGCTCAATAGACTGAGAGCTCGTGCAGATGCGAATA
The Camelina sativa cultivar DH55 chromosome 15, Cs, whole genome shotgun sequence DNA segment above includes these coding regions:
- the LOC104748363 gene encoding U-box domain-containing protein 35-like; this encodes MKAQKGNNSKKKSSNSGLVAVAVDNNKGSQHALKWAADHLVSKGQTIILLHVILRSSSSDSVEISAEKHKQAESLFVTFHCYCSRKEIQCLDVTLEDDNIVKSLTEYVSSGIIENLVLGAPSRHGFMRKFKISDTPSNVAKAAPDFCTVYVISKGKISSVRYASRDAPYRSPLMGQIENHSEICNYEKFRNTMSFRDRTPARSSTASSFEDYGKSPKARTSNYPNSFYDLSDSENDISFVSSGRPSTASSGRPSTSTGRSDISFVSSGRPSLSTTGSPSFIYDFPDSSGLTPRMSTGSGHSMRLGIRFNDTNIQHDFSFVSQDSGRSSCSCSPQNLEEVEAEMRRLKQELKHTIDMYGSACREALAAKQEAKELQRQKMEDEGWVQERQISEKSTKSILEKERANKAAMDASETASKIADLETQRRAIEAAGSFSDSNLRYRRYVIGEIEEATNSFDKANKIGEVHVILRSSSSDSVEISAEKHKQAESLFVTFHCYCSRKEIQCLDVTLEDDNIVKSLTEYVSSGIIENLVLGAPSRHGFMRKFKISDTPSNVAKAAPDFCTVYVISKGKISSVRYASRDAPYRSPLMGQIENHSEICNYEKFRNTMSFRDRTPARSSTASSFEDYGKSPKARTSNYPNSFYDLSDSENDISFVSSGRPSTASSGRPSTSTGRSDISFVSSGRPSLSTTGSPSFIYDFPDSSGLTPRMSTGSGHSMRLGIRFNDTNIQHDFSFVSQDSGRSSCSCSPQNLEEVEAEMRRLKQELKHTIDMYGSACREALAAKQEAKELQRQKMEDEGWVQERQISEKSTKSILEKERANKAAMDASETASKIADLETQRRAIEAAGSFSDSNLRYRRYVIGEIEEATNSFDKANKIGEGGYGPVYKGYLDHTPVAIKVLRPDAAQGRSQFQREVEVLSCIRHPHMVLLIGACPEYGVLVYEYMAKGSLADRLYRYENTPPLSWEHRFRIAAEVATGLLFLHQTKPEPIVHRDLKPGNILIDQNYVSKIGDVGLAKLVPAVAENVTQCHVTSTAGTFCYIDPEYQQTGMLGVKSDVYSFGILLLELLTAKRPTGLSYTVEQAMEQGTFKDMLDPVVPNWPVEEATSLAKIALKCAQLRRKDRPDLGKEVLPELNRLRARADANMEWMMFNLSRGLTPNHSQVSLPPVDELSVCSDSSNTHSSTLSDTEKNSGTLENPKLPTTND